In a genomic window of Blastopirellula marina:
- a CDS encoding serine hydrolase domain-containing protein — protein sequence MNRRHFLQWSLAMGLTSQVRAADLPDGLDDADKVLKQATANGQVKSATLHVRRKGNAVTRAYGNGTSPDSMFLLGSISKPICVTALMRLYDQNEFRLDDKLSKYLPKFTSNGRESVTLRHVLTHTSGLPDQLANNAELRRSHAELDKFVEYAQQAPLSFKPGSDYQYSSMGILLATHVAELLTGKDILSLVDDTVFQPLKMEHSAQGLGRFSLDDMVLAQTEFAAPESGSGDPTAKNWDWNSHYWRKLGAPWGTTHCSAPDVAKFLSEYLFLNGTVLKPETAKLVRTNQNPAGIKPRGIGFDIGSRLGGDGCSEETFGHTGSTGTLAWADPTTETIFVVLTSLPGRAVTPHPRQLASAAIATK from the coding sequence ATGAATCGCCGTCACTTTCTTCAATGGAGCCTTGCCATGGGATTGACCTCACAAGTTCGCGCAGCAGACCTTCCGGATGGTTTGGATGATGCGGACAAGGTACTAAAGCAAGCGACTGCCAATGGCCAGGTGAAATCAGCGACACTACATGTCAGGCGGAAAGGAAACGCGGTAACTCGAGCCTATGGCAATGGGACCTCGCCAGACTCGATGTTCCTGCTCGGTTCTATTTCGAAGCCGATCTGCGTCACTGCATTGATGCGACTGTACGACCAGAACGAGTTCCGACTAGATGATAAGCTAAGCAAGTACCTGCCTAAATTCACCAGCAATGGGAGAGAGAGCGTCACGCTGCGTCATGTCTTGACGCACACTTCCGGACTTCCCGATCAGTTGGCTAACAATGCTGAGCTTCGTCGTAGCCATGCTGAACTTGATAAGTTTGTCGAGTACGCGCAGCAAGCGCCCCTCTCTTTTAAACCCGGTTCTGACTACCAGTATTCGAGCATGGGCATCCTGTTGGCAACTCACGTTGCTGAGTTATTGACTGGCAAGGATATTCTTTCTCTCGTTGACGATACCGTTTTTCAGCCACTGAAAATGGAACATTCGGCTCAAGGTCTGGGACGTTTCTCGCTTGATGATATGGTTCTCGCGCAAACCGAGTTTGCCGCGCCCGAATCAGGGAGTGGCGATCCAACGGCAAAGAACTGGGATTGGAACAGTCACTACTGGCGCAAACTGGGCGCGCCTTGGGGAACCACTCACTGCTCAGCTCCCGACGTCGCTAAGTTTTTGTCGGAGTATCTCTTCCTGAATGGTACCGTACTTAAGCCTGAGACAGCCAAGCTGGTGAGAACCAACCAAAACCCAGCCGGGATCAAACCGCGCGGCATCGGGTTCGATATCGGTTCGCGGCTAGGTGGCGATGGCTGTTCGGAAGAAACTTTTGGTCATACGGGATCGACCGGGACACTGGCCTGGGCAGATCCCACCACCGAAACAATCTTTGTCGTGCTCACTTCGCTTCCAGGTCGAGCGGTAACTCCGCATCCCCGTCAATTGGCCTCAGCGGCGATCGCGACGAAATAA